A genomic region of Tsukamurella pulmonis contains the following coding sequences:
- a CDS encoding polysaccharide deacetylase family protein yields MRPKQSRKVRNWAVAGSALVIAGAVAVGCGVTGGDTNRLGSSLTFDPVPSAPSGASTAPSAGVNPGALPSGQTTAPPAPQAPATMTVVVPPPNVPAKPQPAAGPTGPAVPPAPATAAGGEAGNGGAPNDGAPSGQGGASPAPASPAAAPVSKPVLLADGSVDCAKSKCVALTFSGGPGPVTRQFLQILDSHGAKGTFFVTGAQVSLNPDIMTAIAGTGNEVANGTWTQPDMTTLSESDATAQLQQTNDAIRTSVGSAPTLFRPMGGHTSPSVVAAGQRLGLSQVLWDLDSMDYNYQGDPDGLTQVLLKAKPGQIVMLHDTFVSSATALDRTMSQLADQGYAFVTVSQLQRTRG; encoded by the coding sequence TTGAGGCCGAAGCAGAGCCGGAAGGTCCGCAACTGGGCGGTGGCGGGGAGTGCCCTCGTGATCGCCGGTGCCGTCGCGGTCGGATGCGGTGTGACCGGCGGAGACACGAATCGTCTCGGCTCGAGCCTCACCTTCGACCCGGTGCCGTCGGCACCGTCGGGGGCCTCCACCGCGCCGAGTGCCGGGGTCAACCCCGGCGCGCTGCCCTCCGGGCAGACCACCGCCCCGCCGGCGCCCCAGGCGCCGGCCACGATGACCGTCGTCGTCCCGCCGCCCAACGTGCCCGCCAAGCCGCAACCGGCCGCCGGGCCCACCGGGCCGGCCGTGCCGCCCGCCCCCGCCACCGCGGCGGGCGGGGAGGCGGGGAACGGCGGCGCCCCGAACGACGGCGCACCGTCGGGTCAGGGCGGCGCGAGCCCCGCGCCCGCCTCGCCGGCGGCGGCGCCGGTGAGCAAGCCGGTCCTCCTCGCGGACGGCAGCGTGGACTGCGCCAAGAGCAAGTGCGTCGCGCTCACGTTCTCCGGCGGTCCCGGCCCCGTGACCCGGCAGTTCCTGCAGATCCTCGACAGTCACGGTGCGAAGGGCACGTTCTTCGTGACCGGCGCGCAGGTGAGCCTGAACCCCGACATCATGACGGCGATCGCCGGCACCGGCAACGAGGTCGCCAACGGCACCTGGACCCAGCCGGACATGACGACGCTGTCCGAGAGCGACGCCACCGCGCAGCTGCAGCAGACCAACGACGCGATCCGCACCTCGGTGGGCAGCGCTCCGACGCTGTTCCGCCCGATGGGTGGGCACACCTCCCCGTCGGTGGTGGCGGCCGGCCAGCGCCTGGGGCTCTCGCAGGTCCTGTGGGACCTGGACTCGATGGACTACAACTACCAGGGCGATCCGGACGGGTTGACCCAGGTGCTGCTCAAGGCCAAGCCCGGGCAGATCGTGATGCTGCACGACACCTTCGTCTCCTCGGCGACGGCCCTCGACCGCACCATGTCGCAGCTCGCGGACCAGGGGTACGCGTTCGTCACCGTCAGTCAGTTGCAGCGCACGCGCGGATGA
- the mca gene encoding mycothiol conjugate amidase Mca gives MTGYRLLAVHAHPDDESSKGAATMARYAAEGNDVLVATFTGGERGDILNPAMDVAGVKDRLPEVRREEMAKAAAILGVEHRWLGYVDSGLPEGDPLPPLPEGCFALEPVEGPTETLVKLIREFRPHVMITYDENGGYPHPDHIQTHVVSMAAYEAAADPEQFPDAGEPWQISKVYYSHGFLRGKFQAFADEFEKNGLENPYTDWLARWKDEKNDMMARVTTQVECGEYFPVRDDALRAHATQIDPNGPFFVVPMEWQQRLWPTEEYELAKTTVSSRMPEKDLFSGIEK, from the coding sequence ATGACCGGATACCGCCTCCTCGCCGTTCACGCGCACCCGGACGACGAGTCGAGCAAGGGCGCCGCCACGATGGCGCGGTACGCGGCCGAGGGGAACGACGTGCTGGTCGCGACGTTCACGGGTGGCGAACGGGGTGACATCCTCAACCCCGCGATGGACGTCGCGGGCGTCAAGGACCGGCTGCCCGAGGTGCGCCGCGAGGAGATGGCCAAGGCTGCCGCCATCCTCGGCGTCGAGCACCGCTGGCTCGGCTACGTCGACTCGGGGCTGCCCGAGGGCGATCCGCTGCCGCCGCTGCCCGAGGGCTGCTTCGCGCTCGAGCCCGTCGAGGGGCCGACCGAGACGCTGGTGAAGCTGATCCGCGAGTTCCGCCCGCACGTGATGATCACGTACGACGAGAACGGTGGCTACCCGCACCCGGACCACATCCAGACCCACGTGGTGTCGATGGCCGCGTACGAGGCGGCCGCCGACCCCGAGCAGTTCCCTGACGCCGGTGAGCCCTGGCAGATCTCGAAGGTCTACTACAGCCACGGCTTCCTGCGCGGCAAGTTCCAGGCGTTCGCCGACGAGTTCGAGAAGAACGGCCTCGAGAACCCCTACACCGACTGGCTCGCGCGGTGGAAGGACGAGAAGAACGACATGATGGCCCGCGTGACCACGCAGGTCGAGTGCGGCGAGTACTTCCCCGTGCGCGATGACGCGCTGCGCGCGCACGCCACCCAGATCGACCCCAACGGGCCGTTCTTCGTGGTGCCGATGGAGTGGCAGCAGCGCCTGTGGCCGACCGAGGAGTACGAGTTGGCGAAGACCACTGTGAGCAGCAGGATGCCCGAGAAGGACCTGTTCAGCGGGATCGAGAAGTGA
- a CDS encoding DUF4307 domain-containing protein: MSTERVRPSDRYPDERDPAVARRVGAIGLVVVVVLGVGLAWLGYQKFSRQPVKGETAGYQLLSDSAVEVQVTVTRTDPQQAVSCIVYAKNKAGDEIGRREFYVPPSPDTVVVLSSEVRTTEPPAVGDVFGCGTNVPAYLDRA, encoded by the coding sequence ATGTCGACCGAGCGCGTCCGCCCCTCCGATCGCTACCCCGACGAGCGCGATCCCGCGGTCGCCCGTCGCGTCGGCGCCATCGGGCTGGTGGTCGTCGTGGTCCTCGGCGTCGGCCTCGCATGGCTGGGCTATCAGAAGTTCTCCCGGCAGCCCGTCAAGGGCGAGACGGCCGGGTACCAGCTGCTCTCCGATTCCGCCGTCGAGGTGCAGGTCACGGTCACGCGGACCGACCCGCAGCAGGCGGTCAGCTGCATCGTCTACGCCAAGAACAAGGCGGGCGACGAGATCGGCCGACGCGAGTTCTACGTGCCCCCGTCGCCGGACACCGTCGTGGTGCTCAGCAGCGAGGTTCGCACCACCGAACCGCCCGCCGTCGGCGACGTCTTCGGTTGCGGCACGAACGTGCCCGCGTATCTTGACCGTGCGTGA
- a CDS encoding queuosine precursor transporter has product MSTDNSPKSGRPARVRAQPAFATVSSYYFPMLVGLFVGVMIISNITGTKAVLFAPSLHFEFLGLQVDGIATDGAFYLFPLAYVLGDVISEVYGFKAMRRVILTGFAILALAALCFWITTLLPPAPGWPNDEAFKTVAGVVPRFLVAGLAGYLVGEFMNSWVLVRMKAWTGEKHLWSRLLGSTVVGEFFDTLVFCSIAAPALGFTTPGQFLNYLILGFVWKTLVEIVIMPLSYALCGFLKRREPTYQQALLAA; this is encoded by the coding sequence GTGAGCACTGACAACTCCCCCAAGTCTGGGCGGCCGGCCCGCGTCCGCGCGCAGCCGGCGTTCGCCACCGTCTCCAGCTACTACTTCCCGATGCTCGTCGGCCTGTTCGTCGGCGTGATGATCATCAGCAACATCACCGGCACCAAGGCCGTGTTGTTCGCCCCGTCGCTGCACTTCGAGTTCCTCGGCCTGCAGGTCGACGGCATCGCCACCGACGGCGCCTTCTACCTCTTCCCCCTCGCCTACGTCCTCGGCGACGTGATCTCCGAGGTCTACGGCTTCAAGGCCATGCGCCGGGTGATCCTCACCGGCTTCGCCATCCTCGCGCTCGCGGCGCTGTGCTTCTGGATCACCACGCTGCTGCCGCCCGCGCCGGGCTGGCCGAACGACGAGGCCTTCAAGACCGTCGCCGGGGTCGTCCCCCGCTTCCTCGTCGCCGGGCTCGCCGGCTACCTCGTGGGCGAGTTCATGAACTCGTGGGTGCTGGTGCGGATGAAGGCCTGGACCGGCGAAAAACACCTCTGGTCGCGTCTTCTCGGTTCGACGGTCGTCGGCGAGTTCTTCGACACCCTCGTCTTCTGCTCGATCGCTGCGCCCGCGCTCGGATTCACCACGCCGGGCCAGTTCCTCAACTACCTGATCCTCGGGTTCGTATGGAAGACGCTGGTCGAGATCGTGATCATGCCGCTGAGCTACGCACTGTGCGGCTTCCTCAAGCGGCGCGAGCCCACGTACCAGCAGGCACTGCTGGCCGCCTGA
- the greA gene encoding transcription elongation factor GreA: protein MTDTQVTWLTPESHERLKNELDALIANRPVIAAEINERREEGDLKENGGYHAAREEQGQQEARIRQLQELLNNAKVGEAPTQSGVALPGSVVKVYYDGDEKDTETFLIATREEGAQDGGLEVYSPSSPLGAALIDAKVGETREYTIPSGAVVKVTLVSAEPYHS from the coding sequence ATGACGGACACTCAGGTGACGTGGTTGACCCCCGAGTCCCACGAGCGCCTCAAGAACGAGTTGGACGCCCTGATCGCCAACCGCCCCGTCATCGCCGCCGAGATCAACGAGCGTCGCGAAGAGGGCGATCTCAAGGAGAACGGCGGCTACCACGCCGCACGTGAGGAGCAGGGCCAGCAGGAGGCGCGCATTCGCCAGCTGCAGGAGCTCCTCAACAACGCCAAGGTCGGTGAGGCCCCCACCCAGTCGGGTGTCGCGCTCCCGGGCTCGGTCGTGAAGGTGTACTACGACGGCGACGAGAAGGACACCGAGACCTTCCTCATCGCCACCCGCGAGGAGGGCGCGCAGGACGGCGGCCTCGAGGTCTACTCGCCGAGCTCGCCGCTCGGTGCCGCGCTCATCGACGCCAAGGTCGGCGAGACGCGCGAGTACACCATCCCCAGCGGTGCCGTCGTCAAGGTCACCCTGGTCAGCGCGGAGCCCTACCACTCCTAG